Proteins from one Bombus pyrosoma isolate SC7728 linkage group LG16, ASM1482585v1, whole genome shotgun sequence genomic window:
- the LOC122576501 gene encoding uncharacterized protein LOC122576501 isoform X2 yields MLFQIPLCRAVVSKRLTTVLRASGRSPHRSQLSSHNGTKLWFFLVFRVVRGSRETHRVPRRFTNVNLQWAQRPQEQDSSRRIRSSFGVTLGGVRLGFEER; encoded by the exons ATGCTGTTTCAAATTCCGCTTTGT AGGGCGGTGGTCTCCAAGCGCCTAACGACAGTACTGCGCGCCAGTGGACGGAGCCCGCATCGAAGCCAGTTGTCGTCTCACAATGGGACGAAGTTGTGGTTTTTTCTGGTTTTTCGTGTGGTTCGCGGCTCTCGTGAAACCCATCGAGTTCCCCGACGTTTTACGAATGTGAATCTCCAGTGGGCACAGCGTCCACAGGAACAGGATAGTTCCCGAAGGATTCGAAGCAGCTTTGGTGTGACACTGGGCGGTGTCAGGTTAGGTTTCGAAG